From Chryseobacterium joostei, the proteins below share one genomic window:
- a CDS encoding GNAT family N-acetyltransferase — translation MEFLPITSAEDYRVQEIYSSYISTFPVDEQRDKEQFLDLFSNPKVKFMSVVHESEPIGYLILWELSSFVFVEHFEVFEAFRSKKLGSHIIGHLLENYPRIILEIEPEDLNEDAKRRYSFYQRNSFSLIDTTHVQPSYGEGKQSLNLWLLANYSPDNVEELKKEICDIVYP, via the coding sequence ATGGAATTTTTACCGATTACTTCTGCTGAGGATTATAGAGTTCAGGAAATCTATTCTTCTTATATCAGCACGTTTCCTGTGGACGAACAAAGAGATAAGGAACAGTTTTTAGATTTATTTTCAAATCCGAAAGTAAAATTCATGTCCGTAGTACATGAATCTGAACCTATTGGATACCTCATCTTATGGGAATTAAGCTCCTTTGTTTTTGTGGAACATTTTGAAGTGTTTGAGGCTTTCAGAAGTAAAAAACTAGGATCTCATATCATAGGACACTTACTGGAAAACTATCCTAGAATTATCCTGGAAATTGAGCCTGAGGATTTGAATGAAGATGCTAAAAGACGTTATTCTTTTTACCAGAGAAATAGCTTTAGTCTGATTGATACCACCCATGTACAGCCAAGTTATGGCGAGGGAAAACAATCCCTAAATTTATGGTTACTTGCCAATTATTCTCCTGATAATGTAGAGGAGCTTAAAAAAGAAATTTGTGATATTGTTTATCCTTAA
- a CDS encoding PspC family transcriptional regulator gives MLSNIRHKMEREWFGVLTRTGAKLGIPVSKLRIFFIYSTFATAGFFFLIYLGLAFTLWIKDIFITRRPSVFDL, from the coding sequence ATGCTGAGTAATATCCGTCATAAAATGGAAAGAGAATGGTTTGGTGTTCTTACGAGAACAGGTGCTAAGCTGGGAATTCCTGTATCCAAATTAAGGATTTTCTTCATCTACTCTACTTTTGCCACAGCCGGTTTTTTCTTTCTGATTTATTTGGGTTTGGCATTCACTTTGTGGATTAAAGATATTTTTATCACAAGAAGACCAAGCGTCTTTGATTTATAA
- a CDS encoding UvrD-helicase domain-containing protein, whose translation MQNSYTVINASAGSGKTYALVQRLLMICLRYPNQQQSIRNILALTFTNKAANEMKERILTWLGNFSASDYAGNPDLKNMQKAFEEQGLKITIDELHLRSKRLLDHILHNYSTLNIGTIDRFNSRLVRSFSYELGLAKNFNLEIEAEPFLIEAVDKMLDQIGENETISNSFMDYVDYSLENNERINLNKNLYDSAKEFVKDIHYEHLKNNDSFDDANYEDIKNTLRKEIVLNKKQAAELAASSIELFKSRNIEIEDFAQGKNGIGGFFTKVIDFYQQKRASFPFPTTLEESVVNNYRKGASSKSKHKETEIFEVLDQLIENRMQLILLYIETQKKEKVLSALLPLKVNKDIQDELKKIEEENDLVLLSKFNILINENLKNEPSAFIYEKVGSQFQHYFFDEFQDTSELQWQNFVPLRDHSVSTENTSFTLVGDPKQSIYRFRGGESKLMLDIINKKEFSPKEADLLVLKDNWRSAKNIVQFNNELYQYHSRDLEEEHKNIFGTDAEQTPKSKIDGRVKVNLIENLTNDEFYDDTSERMQKDIQECLDNGFKFSDITILCRGNFDIFSYSQKLGNLKVNYHGEETNIKTISDKGLTLELSNTLKAVIEFLRWEINPKNKPCLIMMMYHLNTLGKIHMADFTLDMKEILDVEGHEEILQFIQQKYSLQLKQDNFPRFNLYNFIEYYINEFSVENKETDFLLNFLEMLFNFTQNAGASTKEFLKYWDEEASSYTIQASENIDAIQIMTIHKSKGLEFPIVFIPMMNKNRDSEFTNWFETSESSALKSVNINQFSKNLEVYDEQIQSFNKKNSYKNLIDRLCLQYVATTRPVEQLFFYLQKANKTSNNLELLEFIQTKNTENADEFDLYEINPDMLKKHSKTKSSSFKTQNIQNLKNVNENSTSIKIATPSKNYQVRNEKVRIGLFVHELLSKINTQKDINKVLEGYALEGLITLEEKNEIQVTLEDIVKTYAEFFDEKWEVINEKDIMISENGESHISRPDRILKSEEGYIIVDFKTGERKDKDVAQVQGYKNILERLGKKVLKTQIIYL comes from the coding sequence ATGCAAAATTCTTATACAGTCATCAATGCTTCCGCAGGATCCGGGAAAACTTACGCCCTGGTTCAGAGACTTCTGATGATCTGTCTCCGCTATCCTAATCAACAGCAATCGATCAGGAATATTCTCGCCCTGACCTTTACCAATAAGGCAGCGAATGAGATGAAGGAAAGAATTTTGACATGGTTGGGAAACTTCTCCGCCAGTGATTATGCAGGAAATCCTGATCTTAAAAACATGCAGAAAGCTTTTGAGGAACAAGGTCTGAAGATCACAATTGATGAACTTCATCTTCGCTCTAAAAGGCTTTTGGACCATATTCTTCATAACTACTCTACATTGAATATTGGAACGATTGACCGCTTTAATTCAAGATTGGTAAGAAGCTTTTCCTATGAACTTGGATTAGCCAAAAATTTTAATCTGGAAATTGAAGCTGAACCGTTTTTGATTGAGGCTGTGGATAAAATGTTAGATCAGATCGGGGAAAATGAAACGATCTCCAATTCTTTCATGGATTATGTGGATTATAGTCTTGAGAACAATGAAAGAATCAATCTTAACAAAAACCTGTATGATTCTGCAAAGGAATTTGTAAAGGATATTCATTACGAACATCTGAAAAATAATGATAGTTTTGATGATGCCAATTATGAGGATATCAAGAATACACTTCGTAAAGAGATTGTTCTTAATAAGAAGCAAGCTGCAGAGTTGGCTGCATCCTCCATTGAATTATTCAAATCCAGAAATATCGAGATTGAAGATTTTGCCCAAGGGAAAAACGGTATCGGAGGTTTCTTTACAAAGGTCATTGATTTTTATCAACAGAAAAGAGCAAGTTTTCCTTTTCCGACAACTTTAGAAGAGTCTGTAGTCAACAATTACAGAAAGGGTGCTTCATCAAAATCAAAGCACAAGGAAACTGAAATTTTTGAGGTTCTGGATCAGCTTATTGAGAACAGGATGCAGCTTATTCTTTTATATATTGAAACCCAGAAGAAAGAAAAGGTTCTATCTGCTTTGCTTCCTTTAAAGGTTAATAAGGATATTCAGGATGAGCTTAAAAAGATTGAGGAAGAAAATGATCTTGTTCTGTTATCCAAATTTAATATCCTGATCAATGAAAATCTGAAGAATGAACCTTCAGCGTTTATTTATGAAAAGGTAGGCTCACAGTTTCAGCATTATTTCTTTGATGAATTTCAGGATACTTCTGAGCTTCAGTGGCAGAATTTTGTTCCGTTAAGGGATCACAGTGTTTCTACAGAAAATACTTCATTTACTTTGGTGGGAGACCCTAAGCAGAGTATCTACAGATTCCGAGGGGGAGAAAGCAAACTGATGCTGGATATTATCAACAAAAAGGAATTTTCTCCTAAGGAAGCTGATCTTCTTGTTTTAAAGGATAACTGGAGAAGCGCAAAAAATATTGTACAGTTTAATAATGAACTGTATCAGTATCATTCCAGAGATCTGGAAGAAGAGCATAAGAATATCTTTGGAACAGATGCTGAGCAAACACCAAAGTCAAAGATTGATGGACGGGTAAAGGTTAACCTCATTGAGAATCTTACCAACGACGAGTTTTATGATGATACTTCTGAAAGGATGCAAAAAGATATTCAGGAATGCCTGGATAATGGTTTCAAGTTCTCTGATATTACAATCCTTTGCCGTGGAAACTTTGATATTTTCAGTTACTCTCAAAAGCTAGGAAACTTAAAGGTTAACTATCATGGTGAGGAAACCAATATCAAGACAATTTCCGACAAAGGCCTTACTCTTGAACTTTCCAATACGCTGAAAGCTGTTATTGAATTTTTAAGATGGGAAATCAATCCCAAGAATAAACCCTGCCTTATCATGATGATGTATCATCTGAATACGCTGGGCAAAATTCATATGGCAGATTTTACCCTTGATATGAAAGAAATTCTGGATGTGGAGGGACATGAGGAAATTCTTCAGTTTATTCAGCAGAAATATTCGCTACAGCTTAAGCAGGATAATTTTCCTAGATTTAATTTATACAATTTTATAGAGTATTATATCAATGAATTCTCTGTAGAAAATAAGGAAACGGATTTCTTACTCAACTTTTTGGAAATGCTTTTCAACTTTACCCAAAACGCGGGGGCAAGTACAAAGGAATTTTTAAAGTATTGGGATGAAGAAGCTTCTTCCTACACTATTCAGGCTTCGGAAAACATTGATGCCATCCAGATCATGACCATCCACAAGTCAAAGGGGCTGGAATTTCCTATTGTTTTTATTCCTATGATGAACAAAAACAGGGATAGTGAGTTTACCAATTGGTTTGAGACAAGTGAAAGCTCTGCTTTAAAATCCGTAAACATTAATCAGTTCAGTAAAAATCTGGAGGTTTATGACGAACAGATTCAAAGTTTTAACAAAAAAAATTCCTATAAGAATTTAATTGACAGATTATGCTTGCAGTATGTAGCTACTACCAGACCTGTTGAACAGCTATTCTTCTATCTTCAAAAAGCTAACAAAACATCCAACAATCTTGAGTTGTTAGAATTTATTCAGACAAAAAATACAGAGAATGCTGATGAATTTGATCTGTATGAAATAAATCCTGATATGCTGAAGAAGCATTCAAAGACTAAAAGTTCATCTTTTAAGACACAGAATATTCAAAATCTGAAGAATGTAAATGAAAACAGTACTTCCATAAAGATTGCTACCCCATCCAAGAACTATCAGGTAAGGAATGAAAAAGTGAGGATCGGGCTTTTCGTTCACGAGCTTTTATCAAAGATCAATACCCAAAAGGATATCAATAAGGTTTTGGAGGGTTATGCGTTGGAGGGCTTAATTACTCTGGAGGAGAAGAACGAAATTCAAGTTACTCTGGAAGATATTGTGAAGACCTATGCTGAATTTTTCGATGAAAAATGGGAGGTTATCAATGAGAAAGATATCATGATCTCTGAAAATGGAGAAAGTCATATTTCAAGACCTGACCGTATATTAAAAAGTGAAGAGGGTTATATCATTGTTGATTTTAAAACCGGAGAACGTAAAGATAAAGACGTAGCTCAGGTACAAGGTTATAAAAACATTCTCGAAAGACTGGGTAAAAAAGTTCTTAAAACTCAAATCATTTACCTATAA
- a CDS encoding DUF2851 family protein, with amino-acid sequence MTEKLLQYLWNYKIFKYFDFKDIEGNSVEIIQFGTWNKDAGPDFLNAKIKINGLVLVGNIELHVRTSDWIFHNHSQDPNYQNIILHVVFQHDTDINVLIEKKVPTLELKNYIDENILGKYDSLINGKQFIACENIFSKEKVPVNFHEGNILKKLEEKSLELEESLILYKNNFEAVLFHSLAYSFGLKVNSHIFRQIAESIDYSIINKIRQNTLQLEALLFGISGWLDHPEDGQTKIWKREFEFIRAKFNISDLKFRPKFLRLRPPNFPTVRLSQLANLYQQQNLFSKIMDAESVDELYDIFKSVKASEYWDCHFNFGVISKVQPKTLSKDFIDLLILNSILPLKYTYHKYYSEEIADKIITFYRNISPEKNSIIQGWKNLGVPITNAMESQSLIYHHKNSCDEKNCLTCSIGFKLLKES; translated from the coding sequence ATGACGGAAAAACTACTTCAATATCTTTGGAACTATAAGATTTTCAAATATTTTGACTTCAAGGATATTGAAGGGAATTCCGTTGAAATTATACAATTCGGAACATGGAATAAGGATGCAGGTCCTGATTTTCTGAATGCTAAAATTAAAATTAACGGCTTGGTTCTGGTCGGAAATATAGAACTGCACGTTCGTACTTCCGACTGGATTTTCCATAATCACTCTCAAGACCCCAATTATCAAAACATCATTCTTCATGTCGTTTTTCAACATGATACAGATATTAATGTACTTATCGAGAAAAAAGTTCCTACCCTGGAACTGAAGAACTATATCGATGAGAATATTCTTGGAAAGTATGACAGCCTCATCAATGGTAAACAGTTTATTGCCTGTGAGAATATTTTCAGCAAAGAAAAAGTTCCTGTTAATTTTCATGAGGGGAATATTTTGAAAAAACTAGAAGAAAAATCGTTGGAACTCGAGGAAAGTTTAATCCTATATAAAAATAATTTTGAGGCCGTTTTATTTCATAGTCTTGCTTATTCTTTCGGATTAAAAGTAAATTCCCATATCTTTCGACAGATTGCAGAAAGTATTGACTATAGCATTATTAATAAAATCCGCCAAAATACATTACAGCTTGAAGCCTTATTATTTGGAATTTCCGGTTGGCTGGATCATCCTGAAGACGGACAAACGAAGATCTGGAAGCGGGAATTCGAGTTTATTCGGGCAAAGTTCAATATCTCAGATTTAAAATTCAGACCTAAGTTTTTAAGATTACGCCCACCTAATTTCCCTACAGTCCGTTTGTCCCAACTTGCAAATCTTTATCAACAACAGAATTTATTTTCAAAGATAATGGATGCTGAAAGTGTGGATGAACTGTATGATATTTTTAAGTCAGTAAAAGCTTCCGAGTATTGGGATTGCCATTTTAATTTTGGTGTTATTTCAAAAGTTCAGCCTAAGACTTTAAGTAAGGATTTTATTGATCTTCTTATTTTAAACTCAATTCTTCCTTTAAAGTATACCTATCACAAATATTACAGTGAAGAAATCGCCGATAAGATCATAACATTCTACAGAAATATTTCTCCTGAAAAGAATTCGATCATCCAAGGATGGAAAAATCTCGGGGTACCTATCACCAATGCCATGGAGAGCCAGAGCCTGATTTACCACCATAAAAATTCATGTGACGAAAAAAATTGCTTAACTTGCAGTATTGGATTTAAACTTTTAAAAGAATCTTGA
- a CDS encoding SIMPL domain-containing protein: MNKNIIAVAVGALGFVLGLGLLGNSIKNRNKSENTISVTGLGTKQFTSDLITWSGSFSKNNIDLKSAYDELALDRKVINDYLLSKGIKQSEIVFSSVDIQKQFRSYNDANGNYVQGEFSGYNLTQKVSIESKEVAKIENLSRNITEIINRGIEFTSSSPAYFYTKLATVKQEMIASATKDAKERAEKIAENSGSSLGNLKKATMGVIQITEPNSNEDYSYGGTFNTSSKEKEANITIKLEYEVN; the protein is encoded by the coding sequence ATGAATAAAAACATTATTGCCGTGGCTGTGGGAGCCTTAGGCTTTGTGCTTGGTCTGGGCCTATTGGGCAATTCTATTAAGAACAGAAATAAATCTGAAAATACGATTTCTGTTACGGGCTTAGGTACAAAACAATTTACCTCCGACCTGATCACTTGGTCCGGTAGTTTTTCCAAAAATAATATCGACTTAAAATCAGCTTACGATGAGTTGGCATTAGACAGAAAGGTAATCAATGATTATCTGCTTTCCAAAGGGATAAAGCAGAGTGAAATTGTATTTTCATCCGTAGATATCCAAAAGCAGTTCAGAAGCTATAACGATGCCAATGGGAATTATGTACAGGGCGAATTCTCAGGTTACAATCTTACTCAAAAGGTTTCCATTGAAAGTAAAGAGGTAGCTAAAATTGAAAATCTATCCAGAAATATTACAGAAATTATTAACAGAGGAATTGAGTTTACATCTTCTTCACCTGCTTATTTTTATACTAAACTGGCTACTGTAAAGCAGGAAATGATTGCAAGCGCGACAAAGGATGCTAAAGAAAGAGCAGAGAAAATTGCAGAAAATTCAGGAAGCAGCCTTGGGAATCTTAAAAAAGCAACGATGGGGGTTATCCAGATCACAGAACCAAATTCAAATGAAGATTATTCGTATGGTGGAACATTTAATACTTCCTCCAAAGAAAAAGAAGCAAATATTACGATAAAGCTTGAGTATGAAGTAAACTAA
- a CDS encoding glycoside hydrolase family 3 protein, with protein MKKLLYTSLFIVALISPKANAQYQPKNASKEDLKKAQQWVDKTYKNLSQDEKLGQLFIVALYTNKGEDYINQVRNIVVNDKIGGLILMQDDAAREINLVNEFQQKSKVPLMIGMDAEWGIFQRIATAHKFPWAMTLGAIQDKNLVYQMSAKIAEDCHRMGINWDFAPVVDVNTNPNNPIIGNRSFGSEVSNVINSALSYSNGLQDNNILAAIKHFPGHGDTSTDSHLDLPVVSHNLDRLNSIELAPFKALMDKGIGGVMVAHLYVPSLESGKGIPASVSKNIITGLLKDKLGYKGLIITDALNMGAVANKYKPGELDALAFKAGNDIMLFSQGVSEGKKLIQKAIDTKEISQSRVEESVKKILLTKYFLGLTQYTPKNTENINADLNNDSHKTLVQNLYANALTLIKDDKKLLPISGKQIYYVPLEEAPYQTFANRLGSNVMIKKASEISTIPAGSTVIVGFHKDNSTAYKPYKVSAESKKVLSDLTKNQNVILNVFGSAYALKDIDISKVSTVLVSYENNDDSMNATADALNGKTKIWGKLPVLVNDQLKAGMGIDLNATSSMNTK; from the coding sequence ATGAAGAAATTATTATATACTTCACTCTTTATTGTTGCATTAATAAGTCCTAAGGCTAATGCCCAGTATCAGCCTAAAAATGCATCCAAAGAAGATCTGAAAAAAGCTCAGCAATGGGTGGATAAAACATACAAAAATCTTTCTCAGGATGAAAAATTAGGACAGCTTTTTATTGTTGCACTTTATACCAATAAAGGAGAAGACTATATTAACCAGGTTAGAAACATTGTTGTAAATGATAAAATTGGAGGTCTGATCTTAATGCAGGACGATGCAGCAAGGGAAATTAATCTGGTCAACGAATTTCAACAGAAATCTAAGGTTCCATTAATGATAGGTATGGATGCTGAATGGGGAATATTCCAGAGAATTGCAACGGCTCATAAGTTTCCTTGGGCTATGACATTGGGAGCCATTCAGGATAAAAACCTGGTTTATCAAATGTCTGCTAAAATAGCTGAGGATTGCCACAGAATGGGTATTAACTGGGACTTTGCTCCGGTAGTGGATGTAAATACAAATCCTAATAACCCTATTATCGGTAACAGGAGTTTCGGGTCTGAGGTGAGCAATGTAATAAACTCTGCCCTATCCTACTCTAATGGTCTTCAGGACAATAATATATTAGCAGCCATCAAGCATTTCCCGGGTCATGGTGACACCAGTACAGACTCGCATCTTGATCTTCCGGTGGTTTCTCATAATCTGGACCGACTTAATTCAATAGAATTGGCCCCTTTCAAAGCTTTAATGGATAAAGGAATTGGTGGCGTAATGGTTGCCCACTTATATGTTCCGAGTTTAGAATCCGGAAAAGGCATCCCTGCTTCTGTTTCTAAAAATATCATTACCGGATTATTGAAAGATAAGCTGGGTTATAAAGGCTTAATCATTACTGATGCTTTAAATATGGGAGCTGTAGCGAACAAATATAAGCCGGGAGAATTAGATGCCCTTGCATTTAAAGCCGGAAATGATATTATGCTTTTTTCACAAGGTGTTTCTGAAGGGAAAAAACTAATTCAGAAAGCAATAGATACCAAAGAAATTTCTCAATCCAGGGTAGAGGAAAGTGTAAAGAAAATTTTATTAACAAAATATTTCCTTGGACTTACTCAATACACACCAAAAAATACTGAGAACATCAATGCCGATCTGAATAATGATTCTCATAAAACATTGGTACAGAATCTTTATGCCAATGCACTAACTTTAATAAAGGATGATAAAAAACTTCTTCCTATTTCTGGAAAACAGATTTACTATGTTCCTTTGGAAGAAGCCCCATATCAAACTTTTGCCAACAGACTAGGTTCAAATGTTATGATTAAAAAAGCTAGCGAAATTAGTACTATCCCAGCAGGCTCTACAGTAATTGTAGGTTTCCACAAAGATAATTCTACAGCTTACAAGCCTTATAAAGTATCAGCCGAATCTAAGAAAGTTCTTTCTGATCTAACTAAAAATCAAAATGTAATTCTTAATGTCTTCGGAAGCGCTTATGCTCTAAAAGATATTGATATCTCCAAGGTTTCAACAGTTCTTGTTTCTTATGAAAACAATGATGATTCCATGAATGCTACAGCTGATGCCTTAAACGGAAAAACAAAAATCTGGGGGAAGCTTCCTGTATTGGTTAATGACCAGTTAAAAGCAGGAATGGGTATAGACCTAAATGCTACTTCTTCCATGAATACCAAATAA
- a CDS encoding carboxypeptidase regulatory-like domain-containing protein translates to MKHKAINIKNEDWKKVFLFIVFLCSNVLFSQQTVTGRTIDDNGDNLSGVIVVNISTDKKTLSNSLGMFSIDANPNDELRFVKEDFKRVSRRVLQNGINSELLITLFQIPKDVGEVKIVKKLSGDLEQDSRIVAKVDKGEQVRNAVGLPQPVGKMRETPAEVKSVLLPILLGNLNVQGVYDLVSGKARKQKRQYRYDDLQEHIMWVRKRVEDEYFTNAGIPVDRISEFIEFSFAVKPQVRTYVKARNLSGVMLRMEETIPLFIERLKNSHQ, encoded by the coding sequence TTGAAACATAAAGCCATAAATATTAAAAATGAAGATTGGAAAAAAGTTTTTCTTTTCATTGTTTTTCTATGCAGTAATGTTTTGTTTTCTCAGCAAACAGTAACGGGGAGGACTATTGATGATAATGGAGATAACCTAAGCGGAGTTATTGTTGTTAACATTTCCACGGATAAAAAAACACTTTCCAATTCACTAGGAATGTTCTCTATTGATGCCAACCCCAATGATGAATTAAGGTTTGTAAAGGAAGACTTCAAAAGAGTTTCCCGAAGAGTGCTTCAAAACGGAATTAATTCAGAATTGTTGATAACACTTTTTCAGATTCCCAAAGATGTTGGAGAAGTAAAAATTGTAAAGAAACTTTCCGGAGATCTGGAGCAGGATTCCAGAATTGTAGCAAAAGTGGATAAAGGTGAGCAGGTAAGAAATGCTGTTGGGCTTCCGCAACCTGTAGGTAAAATGAGGGAGACACCAGCAGAAGTGAAAAGCGTTCTTTTACCAATACTCTTGGGAAATCTCAATGTTCAGGGGGTTTATGATCTTGTGAGCGGTAAAGCAAGAAAGCAGAAAAGACAATACAGGTACGATGATTTGCAGGAACATATTATGTGGGTTAGGAAAAGAGTAGAGGATGAATATTTTACCAACGCAGGAATTCCGGTAGACAGAATTTCAGAATTTATAGAATTTTCATTTGCTGTAAAACCTCAGGTTCGTACCTATGTAAAAGCAAGAAATTTATCCGGTGTCATGCTGCGAATGGAGGAAACAATCCCACTTTTTATAGAAAGACTAAAGAACAGCCATCAATAA
- the bshA gene encoding N-acetyl-alpha-D-glucosaminyl L-malate synthase BshA, producing MKIGILCYPTYGGSGIVATELGMSLANKGYEVHFISSALPARLDITNPNIFFHRVNVQTYPLFQYQPYDIALSSMIYRVVNLYKLDLLHAHYAIPYAYAAFTAKQMLQEDNNDIPLVTTLHGTDITLVGQHPSYKHAVEFSINQSDAITSVSESLKKDTLQFFNIKKEIQVITNFIDNSEFDDCSECQRTQFANPDEKILIHVSNLRPVKRVEEVLQIFKNVEKKVKSKLIIIGEGPDMEKVNQFLEENPDLISKIRLLGKVNDLYKILQLSDVFLLPSEQESFGLAALEAMAAYTPVISSNAGGIPEVNIQGETGYLAEIGNVEAMSNYTIKLLSNEELLAKMKQNAKDQAIKFDLKNILPIYEKMYRTTIENFKNELTKV from the coding sequence ATGAAAATAGGCATACTTTGCTATCCTACCTATGGTGGAAGCGGAATTGTAGCAACAGAACTGGGAATGTCCCTTGCTAACAAAGGATATGAAGTACACTTCATAAGTTCTGCCCTTCCTGCAAGATTAGACATTACCAACCCCAATATTTTCTTTCACAGGGTAAATGTTCAAACTTACCCGCTTTTCCAGTATCAGCCATATGATATTGCGCTAAGTTCAATGATCTACAGGGTTGTTAATCTTTATAAACTGGATCTGCTTCACGCACATTATGCCATTCCTTATGCATATGCGGCCTTTACAGCCAAGCAAATGCTACAAGAAGACAATAATGACATTCCTTTGGTTACCACGTTACATGGTACAGATATTACGCTTGTAGGGCAACATCCAAGCTATAAACACGCAGTAGAATTTTCTATCAATCAATCTGATGCCATTACTTCCGTTTCTGAAAGTCTGAAAAAAGATACCCTTCAGTTTTTTAATATTAAAAAGGAAATCCAGGTGATTACCAACTTTATTGATAATTCTGAATTTGATGACTGTTCTGAATGTCAACGAACACAGTTTGCGAATCCGGATGAGAAAATATTAATCCATGTATCTAACCTTCGTCCTGTAAAACGTGTGGAGGAAGTATTGCAGATCTTTAAGAATGTAGAAAAAAAGGTGAAATCTAAGCTTATCATCATCGGTGAAGGCCCGGATATGGAAAAAGTAAACCAATTCCTTGAAGAAAACCCGGATCTTATCTCAAAAATCCGTCTTTTAGGTAAGGTGAATGATCTTTATAAGATCTTGCAACTTTCAGATGTATTCCTTCTTCCATCGGAACAGGAAAGCTTCGGTCTGGCAGCCTTGGAAGCCATGGCAGCTTATACACCGGTAATCAGCTCAAATGCGGGTGGAATTCCTGAGGTAAATATTCAGGGAGAAACAGGATATCTTGCAGAGATTGGAAATGTGGAAGCCATGAGTAACTACACGATCAAACTTTTGAGCAATGAAGAACTTTTAGCCAAAATGAAGCAAAATGCGAAAGATCAGGCGATAAAATTCGATTTGAAAAACATTCTTCCTATCTATGAGAAAATGTATAGAACAACCATAGAAAATTTTAAGAATGAGCTGACGAAAGTATAA
- the ribA gene encoding GTP cyclohydrolase II — protein MIKIQAEANVPTEHGSFRMIAFSENENDWMPHMAIVAENTDFSKPVNVRFHSECITGEVFHSKKCECGQQLDAAMKYTHENGGIIVYLRQEGRNIGIINKLKAYSLQEKGLDTVQANLELGLPADDRNFGVAIEILNLLDVKDINLLTNNPEKVKYVVDSNIHLNARIPLQIPANEISKGYLQTKKDFFGHLLDDNDN, from the coding sequence ATGATTAAAATTCAGGCGGAAGCCAATGTTCCTACAGAGCACGGCAGTTTCCGAATGATTGCTTTCTCTGAAAATGAAAACGACTGGATGCCTCATATGGCCATCGTTGCAGAAAATACAGATTTCTCTAAACCTGTAAATGTTCGTTTTCATTCGGAATGTATTACCGGAGAAGTTTTCCATTCAAAAAAATGCGAATGCGGCCAACAATTGGATGCTGCAATGAAATATACCCACGAAAATGGAGGAATTATTGTTTATCTCCGTCAGGAAGGTAGAAATATTGGTATCATCAATAAGCTTAAGGCCTATTCACTCCAGGAAAAAGGTCTTGATACGGTACAAGCCAATCTTGAATTGGGTTTACCTGCTGATGACAGAAACTTTGGAGTAGCAATTGAGATTCTGAATCTACTGGATGTAAAAGATATCAATCTGCTTACCAACAATCCTGAAAAGGTAAAATATGTGGTAGACAGCAATATTCATCTTAACGCAAGAATACCACTACAGATACCAGCCAATGAAATAAGCAAAGGCTATCTGCAAACAAAAAAAGATTTCTTTGGCCATCTTCTTGATGACAATGATAACTAG